Genomic DNA from Desulfuromonas versatilis:
ACCAGCGGATGCCCGGGGTTGAGCTGCGCGGCGCGCTCCAGGTCACTGCAGGCCTGGTCCACCTGCCCCAGCCTGCCGAGCAGGGAACCTCGTTCGAAATAGAAAAGATCGTCCCGGTTGCCCATCGCAACCTGTTCAAAACGCTCCATGGCTTCGGGCTCGCGCCCCTCGTGCGCCAGTAGAAAGGCCTCAAGAAAAGTCCCGCTGAGTTCGTGGCAGCGTTCAGCCAACTCCTGGGGATAGGAGGCGAGAATCAGTTCGAGCCTGGTCTCGGTGTCGAGGTCATCCTGATCTTCCAGCTGCTCCTGGGTTGCGGAAGCCGGCCTGCAATCAGCACAGCTGCCATGGGCTGCAGGGCTGGCCGGAGGAGTCCTGACGGCAGCCGCGGCCGTTGTCGAGCCAAGTCGCTCCCGGGCCGCTGTCACCGCTGATTTCAGGGACTGACTGCGGGCCTGCTGCAGGGCCAGATCGAAATGCTCGGCCGCTCGGACCTGATCTCCGCCACGCAGGCAGGCCTCCCCTTCGCCAAGGTTGAGCTCAGCCAAACCGTCTCCGGCCTGTTCCAGCAAGCCTGCAAGCTCCTTGTTGCGCTCCTCGTCAAGCGCGGCGAGGTTCACCCCCTCCCCGATGGCCAGGGCATCCGCCCAGCGTTTCTGGTCCAGGGCGCGCCGCACCTGGGCGACTGGGTCGCCGCCGCCGAAAAGTCTTTTTAGAAAGCTCATGGGTTATCCAGGGGAAAAAGGCCAAATAAACGATCGCCGCGAGGAATCCGCGGCGCTTGCCAGTAAATCCTAGAATACAGAAGCCAGAAGTCAGAATCCAGAATAAAGGTCGAACCCTGGTCGCAGACCAGGGCGTTTATTCCAGATTCCGGCTTCTGGCTTGGGAAATTGCGGGTGCTGGTGTCGGGCTTGTAATCAGATCGTGGTGAAAGGCGAGAGCGTCCAGATGACCTTGGCGTCGCCCTCGCCA
This window encodes:
- a CDS encoding tetratricopeptide repeat protein — encoded protein: MSFLKRLFGGGDPVAQVRRALDQKRWADALAIGEGVNLAALDEERNKELAGLLEQAGDGLAELNLGEGEACLRGGDQVRAAEHFDLALQQARSQSLKSAVTAARERLGSTTAAAAVRTPPASPAAHGSCADCRPASATQEQLEDQDDLDTETRLELILASYPQELAERCHELSGTFLEAFLLAHEGREPEAMERFEQVAMGNRDDLFYFERGSLLGRLGQVDQACSDLERAAQLNPGHPLVLETLITLELTAGRDASAEARLRQLLDQGQSGGFCQAALADLSARRGNQEACLEHALQAIGAGWNDPNTLLLAASLLEKSNRLSEAEALLSRISGKGCGAGAGNVYLAEFWLRRGQNLDKALEAFKRALREDPQNPRWLLRVGQAYTARGWKKEGLPLVKKALTSPDLPGVLRTEAQTLLEQQG